The following proteins come from a genomic window of Geothermobacter hydrogeniphilus:
- the atpH gene encoding ATP synthase F1 subunit delta gives MSTSAIAKRYARALVGIAAEQQTVEQYGSELGRVREAFGVEKYLRLILESPTFPLNKKAAILNDLMELLELSEGMRAFLGLLLEKDRLQYLAQIERDYSRLADEMAGLVRAAVTASRELDVKQQQAIKAGLEQQTGKQVELSIAVDEELIGGLQVEIGGRLFDGSLKTQLKRIEDTLKKG, from the coding sequence AGGGCGCTGGTCGGCATTGCTGCCGAACAGCAGACGGTGGAGCAGTACGGCAGTGAACTCGGCAGGGTCCGTGAGGCCTTCGGAGTGGAAAAATACCTGCGGCTGATCCTGGAGAGCCCCACCTTCCCGCTCAACAAGAAGGCGGCTATTCTCAATGACCTGATGGAGTTGCTTGAACTCTCCGAGGGTATGCGGGCCTTTCTCGGCCTGTTGCTGGAAAAGGACCGTCTGCAGTATCTGGCCCAGATCGAGCGTGACTACAGCCGGCTCGCCGATGAGATGGCCGGCCTGGTCCGGGCCGCGGTGACCGCCTCGCGGGAGCTTGATGTCAAGCAGCAGCAGGCGATCAAAGCCGGGCTGGAACAGCAGACCGGCAAGCAGGTCGAACTGAGCATCGCCGTTGACGAAGAACTGATCGGCGGGTTGCAGGTCGAGATCGGCGGCCGCCTGTTCGACGGCAGTCTGAAAACGCAATTGAAGCGCATTGAAGATACCTTAAAAAAGGGGTGA